One genomic window of Solanum stenotomum isolate F172 chromosome 9, ASM1918654v1, whole genome shotgun sequence includes the following:
- the LOC125877913 gene encoding defensin D1-like — protein MAKYTTFLALLFCLFLVVATEIQMAEGKYCLKKSDKWNGPCQYSYKCSHHCKYYYGAKYGICKKYKPWGHKYYWAKYACYCYSPCHY, from the exons ATGGCAAAGTACACTACTTTTCTCGCCCTCCTCTTTTGCCTCTTCCTTGTTGTTGCAACTG AAATACAAATGGCAGAAGGGAAATATTGTTTGAAAAAAAGTGACAAGTGGAATGGGCCTTGTCAGTACTCTTACAAATGTAGTCATCATTGCAAGTACTACTACGGAGCTAAATATGGTATCTGTAAGAAGTACAAACCATGGGGTCACAAATATTACTGGGCAAAATATGCTTGCTACTGCTACTCACCTTGCCATTACTAA